The following are from one region of the Silene latifolia isolate original U9 population chromosome 9, ASM4854445v1, whole genome shotgun sequence genome:
- the LOC141598517 gene encoding uncharacterized protein LOC141598517, translating to MATAQAQFTDEDRAIVKEVIEAMKKTAGWDKKGVVPLPTKATLHTRGFMWNGHKDAHTNLGLYDQHNWSGAPGNPPYPKVLEWSNPNHQKFEHQGVVPNGSKAGLVYTDAEEPPARRWVVAFDAVNNKVFVDAGSIGPTDWNVVEFRLDKDGADYYEYVDPIFGGRAYATIPPG from the exons ATGGCGACAGCGCAAGCTCAGTTCACCGACGAAGACAGAGCTATAGTGAAAGAGGTGATTGAAGCGATGAAAAAAACAGCAGGTTGGGACAAAAAAGGAGTGGTTCCGCTTCCGACTAAGGCCACTTTACATACACGTGGTTTTATGTGGAATGGTCACAAGGATGCCCATACAAACCTGGGGCTTTATGACCAACACAATTGGTCCGGTGCTCCAGGTAACCCACCGTACCCTAAGGTCCTCGAGTGGTCCAACCCAAATCATCAGAAGTTCGAGCATCAAGGAGTGGTCCCCAATGGTTCCAAAGCAGGTTTGGTGTACACCGATGCTGAGGAACCCCCTGCTCGTAGGTGGGTTGTCGCTTTTGATGCTGTCAATAACAAG GTATTTGTGGACGCCGGGTCGATAGGGCCAACTGATTGGAATGTGGTTGAGTTCAGATTGGACAAAGATGGAGCAGACTACTATGAATATGTGGATCCGATATTTGGTGGGCGGGCATATGCTACTATCCCGCCCGGATGA